The Desulfosoma sp. genomic interval TCGAGCTTTGCGCATTGCGGAAAAACGGCCTTTGGGCGCCGAATGGGTCGTCGGTTTTGAAGGTGTCAAAGACATTGAAGCCGCCCAACGTCTTGTGGGCCTGGAGGTAGGTGTTCCCGAAGAAGAACTGGCTCCGTTGGCGGAAGGCGAATATTACCATCACCAACTGGTGGGTTTGCAAGCGGTGACGGAAAACGGTGCCGTTTTGGGGCGTGTGGTCGGGGTGATGGAAACGCGAGCCCACGACATCTATGTGGTGAAAACGGATGCCGGGCGAGAAATCTTGCTTCCCGCCGTTGATGAGATCATCAAGGCGATCGATGTTCCCCGCGGGGTCATGGTGGTGGATCCCCCGGAAGGTTTGATCGAATGATCTTTGACATCCTGACCATTTTCCCGAACATGTTTCAGGGCGGGCCGCTTTGCGAAAGTATTCCGGGCAAAGCTCAAGCCAAAGGCCTGGTGACCATTCGCGTTCATAACTTGCGGGATTTCACCACGGATCGGCACCAGATGACCGACGACAGACCTTTCGGAGGCGGCGAAGGGATGGTCATGAAGCCGGAACCCATTGTGCGGGCTCTGGAAACCTTGGCCCCTTTAGGGCCGCCGGCGCATGTGGTGCTTTTAAGTCCCCAAGGTGTTTTGTTCGACCAGGACCTCGCTCGTCGTTACAGTCGTTTGGAACGGCTGGTGCTCGTGTGCGGCCGCTACGAAGGTGTTGATGAAAGGGTGGCCCGGTTTTTTGTGGATGAAGAGGTTTCTATCGGGGATTTTATTCTCTCCGGAGGCGAACTGGCCGCCATGGTGGTGATGGATGCGGTCATTCGATTGCTTCCCGGAGTGTTGGGAAACGAGGCCTCTGCGAGGGCCGAGTCGTTTCAAGAGCCCATTTTGGAATATCCTCACTACACCAGACCTCAAGAGTTTCGAGGGCTCAAGGTGCCCGAGGTGCTGCTTTCCGGGGATCATCAGCGGATCGCTCGATGGCGCCGCAAGCAGGCCCTCTTGCGAACCCGAGAGAGACGTCCGGATCTTTTTGCTCGATTGACCCTTTCCCAAGAGGACCTATCGTTGCTTAGGGAGGGGGATGAAGCTCCATGAGCGACACGGGCATGGTAAAGGAACCGATCCTTTACCTGGCGTTGGTCCATGCTCCGGTGCGGAACCGACGTGGGGAAGAAATCGCAGCTGCCGTGACCAATTTGGATTTGCACGACATGGCCCGGCTCGCCTGCACTTATGAACTTCCTGCATGCTACGTGGTGACCCCGCTTAAGGATCAGCAGGACCTGGTTCATCGTTTAATCCATCACTGGCTTTATGGGGTTGGAAGCCAATTACATCCCGATCGGGAACGGGCTCTACGGCGCCTTCGTGTAGTATCCACTTTGGAAGAAGCTATCGCTCACGTGGAAAAGGAACACGGTCGCCCGCCTTTTTTATGGGCCACTTCAGCACGAGCCAGTGGGACCGATGTGGAGCCGGCGGAGGCACGAATGATTCTTGAAACCACAGGTCGACCCGGCATGCTGGTGTTCGGTACCGGTTGGGGGTTGGCGGAAAAGGTCTGGAGGCTTTGCCACGGGACATTACGGCCGGTGGAGGGGCGAGGGGATTATAATCACCTTTCTGTTCGATGTGCGGCTGCCATTTTGGTGGACCGATTCTTCAGGGAAAAGGTCACTTCTCCATTTTGATATTTGCGCTAGGCTTTGTTTTGGAGTATGTAAGCGATCCGCGTTTCGCAACATGACCAGGAAACAGGGCGCTCGAGCGCCGGCTGCACGATCTGGATCGAGCTTAGGGAAGAAGACTGGAGGAGACTTATGGGCTTCAATGTGATTCAGAGTCTTGAACGCGACCTGATGCGCGTGGATATTCCGCAGTTTCGCGTTGGGGACACGGTGAAGGTGCATGTCAAGATTCGTGAAGGCGACAAGGAACGCATCCAGGTTTTTGAGGGTGTGGTGATTCGCCGGCATCGAGGGGGCGTGGGAGCCACCTTCACGGTGCGAAAGGTTTCTTATGGCATCGGCGTGGAGAGGATCTTTCCCCTTCATTCTCCGCAGATCGACAAAATCGAGGTGGTCCGTAAAGGTCGCGTGCGTCGTGCTCGCCTGTACTACCTGAGGGATCGCCTTGGCAAGGCGGCTCGAATCAAAGAACGACGATAGCCCTTTTAAAAGCGCACAATCCTTCGAAACGTGGAGTGTGTGACGACGGTGAAGCATGCTTGTTTCTCCTTAGAGGGCCTCGTTTTATGAGGCGTTGGGAACGGGGCGCGGCCCGTGGGTTCCCTCCCGACACTTTACGAAGATCCTAAAGGACCTTTCGTTCATGCAGAGGACTTTGTTTGAAACCCTCCCGGTGGATGGCTTCTGTTTTGATCAGGCGATCCGCCGGCGGGGTTTTCGTCTTTTGGCCGGTGTGGATGAAGCGGGTCGAGGTCCTTTGGCCGGCCCGGTGGTGGCGGCGGCCGTCATTCTTCCTGAAGGAATGAATCTTTCCGGCGTGACGGATTCCAAGAAAGTTTCACCGACCCGCCGTGAAGAATTGGTT includes:
- the rplS gene encoding 50S ribosomal protein L19; amino-acid sequence: MGFNVIQSLERDLMRVDIPQFRVGDTVKVHVKIREGDKERIQVFEGVVIRRHRGGVGATFTVRKVSYGIGVERIFPLHSPQIDKIEVVRKGRVRRARLYYLRDRLGKAARIKERR
- a CDS encoding RNA methyltransferase, which translates into the protein MSDTGMVKEPILYLALVHAPVRNRRGEEIAAAVTNLDLHDMARLACTYELPACYVVTPLKDQQDLVHRLIHHWLYGVGSQLHPDRERALRRLRVVSTLEEAIAHVEKEHGRPPFLWATSARASGTDVEPAEARMILETTGRPGMLVFGTGWGLAEKVWRLCHGTLRPVEGRGDYNHLSVRCAAAILVDRFFREKVTSPF
- the rimM gene encoding ribosome maturation factor RimM (Essential for efficient processing of 16S rRNA); translation: MSGPRWVAVGKIIRTHGIRGALLIAPYGETLSRRESGQWLFVQGLTGGMPRALRIAEKRPLGAEWVVGFEGVKDIEAAQRLVGLEVGVPEEELAPLAEGEYYHHQLVGLQAVTENGAVLGRVVGVMETRAHDIYVVKTDAGREILLPAVDEIIKAIDVPRGVMVVDPPEGLIE
- the trmD gene encoding tRNA (guanosine(37)-N1)-methyltransferase TrmD, encoding MIFDILTIFPNMFQGGPLCESIPGKAQAKGLVTIRVHNLRDFTTDRHQMTDDRPFGGGEGMVMKPEPIVRALETLAPLGPPAHVVLLSPQGVLFDQDLARRYSRLERLVLVCGRYEGVDERVARFFVDEEVSIGDFILSGGELAAMVVMDAVIRLLPGVLGNEASARAESFQEPILEYPHYTRPQEFRGLKVPEVLLSGDHQRIARWRRKQALLRTRERRPDLFARLTLSQEDLSLLREGDEAP